Proteins encoded within one genomic window of Lysinibacillus sphaericus:
- a CDS encoding methyl-accepting chemotaxis protein codes for MLQKLRFKTIRAKILSAFFIVVFFIACFNTYSYFANKRVISAGEEIVYKELQLLTANEKLASTISVRTTAAKSYVLTGDQKYKKEFEAYVKIAEENNKLLTELSTDTNLSKTVEKAREWRGFVQTKVFDEYDKGNVELAIQNLNSIDSLATEVRKGYEGLAQAREASINELGQAMIAQSKESLNVGLAIGVMITLIAIVTAYISAHMIANPIKAVIEKISQMADGDISQPPLPERMKDEIGLLVQSTNTLNQKLHEIIGSIHVVAGNVAANSEQLAQSSLDVKTGAEQIALTMLELAGGSESQAHNASDLAQIIDTFKVNVQQANAQGIDLQGYSSEVLQLTTSGQQLMNTSTQQMFAIDTIVQEAVAKVAGLNRQSQEISKLVSVIDDIANQTNLLALNAAIEAARAGEQGKGFAVVAAEVRKLAEQVSYSVTDISSIVGRIQNETVGVTASLQTGYEEVKRGTEQITNTNTTFEQIASAVNSMFSNIQGITENLQGISTTTEHINRSIDEIAAISEQSAAGVEQTTATIDETVVTMDEISKNTDDLASMAERLNKEVQHFKL; via the coding sequence ATGTTACAGAAACTGAGGTTCAAAACCATTCGAGCAAAAATTTTGAGTGCATTTTTCATTGTTGTATTTTTTATTGCTTGTTTTAACACGTATAGCTACTTTGCCAATAAGCGTGTCATTTCTGCTGGCGAAGAAATTGTTTATAAAGAATTACAGTTGCTAACAGCAAATGAAAAGTTAGCATCCACAATCAGTGTTCGAACAACTGCTGCAAAAAGCTATGTTCTGACTGGTGATCAGAAATATAAAAAAGAATTTGAAGCATACGTAAAAATTGCTGAAGAAAATAATAAACTATTAACGGAATTATCAACTGATACAAATCTATCGAAAACTGTAGAAAAAGCAAGGGAATGGCGAGGTTTTGTGCAAACGAAAGTGTTTGATGAATATGATAAAGGAAATGTAGAATTGGCTATACAAAACTTAAATTCTATTGACTCGCTTGCTACAGAGGTTAGAAAAGGTTATGAGGGGCTTGCGCAGGCAAGAGAAGCTTCTATTAATGAGCTAGGACAGGCAATGATTGCCCAATCGAAAGAGTCACTGAATGTAGGGTTAGCAATAGGCGTGATGATAACTTTAATCGCAATTGTAACCGCTTACATATCAGCGCATATGATTGCTAATCCGATAAAAGCGGTAATTGAAAAAATATCGCAAATGGCAGATGGCGATATAAGTCAGCCTCCATTGCCAGAAAGAATGAAAGATGAAATTGGCTTGCTGGTACAATCGACAAACACGCTCAATCAAAAACTTCATGAAATTATTGGATCAATCCATGTTGTTGCGGGCAATGTAGCTGCAAATAGTGAGCAGCTTGCACAATCTTCGCTAGATGTAAAAACAGGTGCAGAACAAATAGCATTGACGATGCTTGAGTTAGCGGGTGGTTCGGAATCCCAAGCACATAATGCAAGTGACTTAGCGCAAATAATTGATACATTTAAAGTAAATGTCCAACAAGCAAATGCACAAGGCATTGATTTACAAGGCTATTCAAGTGAAGTATTACAACTTACGACAAGCGGTCAACAATTAATGAACACATCGACACAGCAAATGTTTGCCATTGATACGATCGTGCAAGAGGCTGTTGCAAAAGTAGCAGGGTTAAATAGACAATCGCAAGAAATTTCTAAGTTAGTATCAGTTATTGACGATATTGCCAATCAAACAAACCTATTAGCGTTAAATGCTGCAATTGAGGCGGCACGGGCTGGAGAACAGGGAAAAGGCTTCGCAGTTGTAGCTGCTGAAGTGCGCAAACTTGCGGAACAGGTTTCTTATTCGGTCACAGATATATCATCAATTGTGGGGCGCATTCAAAACGAAACGGTTGGTGTAACAGCTTCCCTTCAAACGGGATATGAAGAAGTAAAAAGAGGAACAGAGCAAATTACGAATACCAATACAACCTTTGAACAAATAGCCTCTGCGGTTAATAGTATGTTTAGTAATATTCAAGGAATAACAGAAAATTTACAAGGTATTTCAACAACAACAGAGCACATCAATCGTTCTATTGATGAAATTGCTGCTATATCCGAACAGTCCGCAGCAGGTGTAGAGCAAACGACTGCAACAATCGACGAGACAGTCGTAACGATGGATGAAATTTCAAAAAATACAGATGATCTCGCTTCGATGGCTGAACGTTTAAACAAAGAAGTACAG
- a CDS encoding C40 family peptidase yields the protein MKKHFLTTTLALSIGFSSFGIVQGTFEPIKVEAATTNAQNNDQAVAAKADQLIQTGKSLIGKATYSNSVYKSTYPYKFSCASFLMYIFEKNGVDLGTYNENYMIQQGTYVARNQLQKGDLVFFKSKKTGTDPDHVGMYIGNNKIIHMADSKQNIVISDMNSKPYYKDNYVSARRVLPTLLSANPATKGDKIVENAITYKNKATISSTINEQSLRFTAPGFVEYVYRKSGVKLGTTNLKELMAKGTTVSRANLKKGDLVFFNGVKGSKNPSLVAIYAGDQRLIIPTSSGVTTRVLFVDYYKEHYLTAKRVF from the coding sequence ATGAAAAAACATTTTTTAACAACTACATTAGCATTGTCGATTGGGTTTAGCTCATTCGGAATCGTTCAAGGTACATTTGAACCGATAAAAGTGGAGGCAGCGACGACAAATGCGCAAAATAATGACCAGGCCGTTGCAGCAAAGGCCGATCAACTGATTCAAACAGGGAAAAGCTTAATTGGTAAGGCTACATACAGTAATAGCGTGTACAAGTCTACATATCCTTACAAATTTTCTTGTGCTTCATTCCTTATGTATATTTTTGAAAAGAATGGTGTAGATCTTGGTACGTATAATGAAAATTACATGATACAACAAGGGACATATGTTGCAAGAAACCAATTGCAAAAAGGTGACTTAGTATTCTTTAAAAGTAAAAAAACAGGCACGGATCCTGATCATGTAGGCATGTACATTGGTAATAACAAAATTATTCATATGGCTGATTCCAAGCAAAATATTGTCATTTCAGATATGAATAGTAAGCCATATTATAAAGACAATTATGTATCTGCTCGCAGAGTATTACCAACATTATTATCTGCCAACCCCGCAACAAAGGGCGATAAAATCGTAGAAAATGCGATTACTTATAAAAATAAAGCAACCATTAGTTCCACAATAAATGAACAAAGTTTACGTTTTACAGCACCTGGTTTCGTTGAATATGTCTACCGTAAAAGTGGCGTAAAACTTGGTACTACAAACTTAAAAGAACTTATGGCGAAAGGAACTACGGTGTCACGTGCCAATTTGAAAAAGGGTGACTTAGTATTCTTTAATGGTGTGAAAGGTTCGAAAAACCCATCGCTTGTAGCTATCTACGCTGGCGATCAACGTCTCATCATCCCAACTTCAAGCGGTGTTACGACAAGAGTACTATTTGTTGATTATTATAAGGAACATTATTTAACAGCAAAACGAGTATTTTAA
- a CDS encoding UDP-N-acetylmuramoyl-tripeptide--D-alanyl-D-alanine ligase, which yields MQNIRVTVVRKLLQGDLVSGSEQWFIKHAIYYNRHDLTQKNTLMFINRSETINWEEIDKKGPSLVISDKPLEELKKALPNTTVIRVKSTLQAYWKFIEYYRGLFDIPVVALTGTCGKTTTKEMIKHIASKDWNVQASISSKNEPRQSLPYLIGIDETTKAAVFELGLGNTGNIKHQCMIYRPTIGIITNIGVHHLDGCKNLEGYIKAKSEILEGIAEDGTLIINADDENTKKIPLHTFKGKIITIGVQGKADYKASNMQFINNGMKFTLQVAKEKYTVFVPGYGEHQVYNALAAIVAAKEMGMSIQNAISRLKTFKPMARHLEMSTGLKGSTIVDDTWTNNPTSVEAALKVLDTIGKDKKIILILGDIKRLGLFEEKYHREIGSMVAERNIQMLITIGKRAEHIAEQAKKDGTTAEVHVFKDVAGVLELLKPKLDQDTIVLIKGPMSSRSMIEFANHLKEI from the coding sequence GTGCAAAATATTCGCGTGACTGTGGTTAGAAAGTTACTACAAGGGGATTTAGTAAGTGGTTCTGAGCAATGGTTTATCAAACATGCCATCTATTATAATCGCCATGATTTGACGCAAAAGAATACACTCATGTTTATCAATAGAAGTGAGACCATTAATTGGGAAGAAATCGATAAAAAGGGACCATCCCTCGTTATTTCAGATAAACCTTTAGAAGAACTAAAAAAAGCACTACCGAATACAACAGTTATTCGAGTGAAAAGTACGTTGCAGGCATACTGGAAGTTTATTGAGTATTATAGAGGGCTATTTGACATACCAGTAGTCGCATTAACGGGTACATGTGGAAAAACAACTACAAAAGAAATGATTAAACATATTGCGAGCAAAGACTGGAATGTGCAGGCATCTATTAGTAGCAAAAATGAACCTCGCCAATCTTTACCTTATTTAATAGGCATCGATGAAACGACAAAAGCAGCGGTTTTTGAATTAGGGCTAGGGAATACGGGGAATATTAAGCATCAATGTATGATTTATCGACCGACGATTGGTATTATTACAAACATCGGTGTCCATCATTTAGATGGCTGTAAAAATCTTGAAGGCTATATAAAAGCTAAATCTGAAATTTTAGAAGGAATAGCTGAAGATGGCACGTTAATCATCAATGCAGATGATGAAAACACAAAAAAAATTCCTCTGCATACGTTTAAAGGGAAAATTATTACGATTGGGGTTCAGGGAAAAGCCGATTATAAAGCTTCGAACATGCAATTTATAAACAACGGTATGAAATTTACCCTGCAAGTAGCTAAGGAAAAATATACAGTATTTGTACCTGGCTATGGAGAACACCAAGTATATAATGCATTAGCGGCCATCGTTGCTGCAAAAGAAATGGGCATGTCCATTCAGAATGCAATCTCACGTTTAAAAACATTTAAACCGATGGCAAGGCATCTAGAAATGTCAACCGGTCTTAAAGGAAGTACTATCGTAGATGATACATGGACGAATAATCCTACATCGGTTGAAGCAGCCTTGAAAGTTTTAGATACGATAGGAAAAGATAAAAAAATAATCCTTATATTAGGTGATATAAAGCGATTGGGTCTTTTCGAAGAGAAGTATCATCGTGAGATTGGCTCCATGGTGGCTGAGCGAAATATTCAAATGCTGATTACTATTGGAAAAAGAGCCGAACATATAGCAGAACAAGCAAAAAAAGATGGCACTACTGCGGAAGTTCATGTTTTTAAAGATGTTGCAGGAGTTTTAGAATTACTCAAACCAAAACTTGACCAAGATACGATTGTGCTTATAAAAGGCCCAATGTCGAGTAGATCCATGATTGAATTTGCCAATCATCTAAAGGAAATCTAA
- a CDS encoding Mur ligase family protein, translated as MKPLSVKNLTAITAGKLLQGSDEVLIQYGAYRLKQVKKPYTALFTDKRIVNWKSLESLAPLVLVTEWVYSQHEIPQHVIIIQVENTDEAYWKFVHYYRSQFEIPVIAITGTSGKTTTKEMIKHILSAEKEVTATTLSSNSRTASLQYLLSIEEETEVAVFETAVGSPGDVRKAGKYFKPTIGIITNIGAHHLNYCKTLEGYIQAKGEMVEIVNPDGALILNAEDVNIRKIDLSKFKGRIIYIGQQASCHYRASHIRYVENGMQFTLHHKKKKYEVFVPGFGEHQVYNALGAIAAIHELRVPISVAIKQLATFKKVNKQLQLFEGINGSILIDDTWSLTTTSLEAALKVLNSLGEGKKKIAIIGTITDLGSWGYIIHEQAGELIHKIGVDVLITIGEHARIMADRAVKLGFSKPVYIFNNNILVYKLLHEIVDENTIILIKGDMYSKQISQLAADLKVKKTLPKENDSRQ; from the coding sequence ATGAAGCCTCTATCGGTGAAGAATTTAACAGCGATTACTGCAGGTAAATTATTGCAAGGGTCGGATGAGGTGCTGATCCAGTATGGCGCATATCGGTTAAAACAAGTGAAAAAACCGTACACAGCTCTATTTACAGACAAACGCATAGTAAACTGGAAAAGTCTTGAATCGCTTGCTCCTCTAGTGCTTGTTACAGAGTGGGTGTATAGTCAGCATGAAATTCCTCAACACGTAATAATTATTCAAGTAGAAAATACAGATGAGGCCTACTGGAAGTTTGTACATTATTATCGTAGTCAATTTGAAATCCCTGTTATTGCAATTACCGGAACATCAGGCAAAACTACAACAAAAGAGATGATAAAACATATTCTTTCTGCTGAAAAAGAAGTAACCGCTACGACTTTAAGTAGTAATTCTAGAACCGCTTCATTGCAGTATTTACTTAGTATTGAAGAGGAAACAGAAGTAGCAGTTTTTGAAACAGCTGTTGGATCACCAGGAGATGTAAGAAAAGCAGGGAAGTATTTTAAACCGACAATCGGTATTATTACCAATATCGGCGCGCACCATTTAAACTACTGTAAAACTTTGGAAGGTTATATACAGGCGAAAGGTGAAATGGTTGAAATAGTGAATCCAGATGGTGCATTAATTCTCAATGCAGAAGATGTCAATATACGAAAAATTGATTTATCGAAATTTAAAGGACGTATTATTTACATCGGCCAGCAAGCATCATGCCATTATAGAGCAAGTCATATTCGCTATGTAGAAAATGGTATGCAGTTTACATTGCATCATAAAAAGAAAAAATATGAAGTTTTCGTTCCTGGATTTGGAGAACATCAAGTCTATAATGCATTGGGAGCGATTGCGGCCATTCATGAATTACGTGTACCGATTTCCGTAGCGATTAAACAATTAGCGACATTCAAGAAAGTGAATAAGCAACTACAACTTTTTGAAGGAATCAATGGTTCTATATTGATCGACGATACTTGGAGCTTAACAACAACGTCCTTAGAAGCTGCTTTAAAGGTCTTAAATTCATTAGGAGAAGGCAAGAAAAAAATTGCCATTATCGGAACGATTACGGATTTAGGGTCCTGGGGGTATATTATCCATGAGCAAGCAGGAGAATTAATCCATAAAATTGGTGTAGATGTTCTTATTACTATTGGAGAGCACGCCCGAATTATGGCTGATCGTGCAGTAAAATTAGGCTTTAGTAAGCCCGTTTATATATTTAATAATAATATTCTCGTTTATAAGTTATTACATGAAATAGTAGATGAGAATACGATTATTCTAATAAAAGGAGATATGTATAGTAAGCAAATTTCCCAACTGGCCGCTGATTTAAAAGTTAAAAAAACGTTGCCAAAAGAAAATGATTCTAGGCAATAA
- a CDS encoding ATP-grasp domain-containing protein, with the protein MKAIIFIGTNKSGSSREAIKAAEKLGYLTILFTSNEKQLQQRKAYPDIHKMIFIDTSNIEDMIEEIHDLLDTGLEIKSIVSFVDPFVHIASILCDEFCQNYTSSAAIEMMEDKEKTRNLLKDQPYSPKFFLKKPHESFSNNMVFPLIVKSPKSTGSKDVLLATDKNQLDSHLTFLQNKNPGETIMIEEYIDGPQYLVEAMVYKRQVHTIGIIEQEITQGKRFIITGYGILAEVPSDIQKGIEEVLHSIVKVFDIENGTLHLELRLTEQGWKLIEINPRISGGAMNNMLHAAFGFSLVEETLKLFLGEQPNVQPRHKKFIFTKYVIVESKGVLERVIGKTRATKAPGVVDVYVKPRKGTLLTPPLSMGHRYAYVIAEGKTLAQAKTNAITAAKEIKFLLKAL; encoded by the coding sequence CTGAAGGCAATTATATTTATCGGTACAAACAAATCTGGGTCTAGTCGTGAAGCGATAAAAGCAGCAGAAAAATTGGGCTACTTGACAATACTGTTCACAAGCAATGAAAAACAATTACAACAGAGAAAAGCCTATCCAGACATTCATAAAATGATTTTTATCGATACTTCCAATATAGAAGATATGATAGAGGAAATTCATGATTTGCTTGATACCGGTTTAGAGATAAAGTCCATTGTTAGTTTTGTAGATCCATTTGTTCATATTGCCTCTATTTTATGTGATGAATTTTGCCAAAACTATACTTCATCAGCAGCAATTGAAATGATGGAAGATAAAGAGAAAACAAGAAATCTATTAAAGGATCAGCCATACTCCCCAAAATTTTTCCTAAAAAAACCGCATGAATCATTTTCAAATAACATGGTATTTCCATTGATTGTTAAATCTCCTAAATCAACGGGTTCAAAAGACGTACTACTGGCGACAGATAAAAACCAACTCGATTCACATCTTACATTTCTCCAAAATAAAAACCCTGGTGAAACCATCATGATTGAGGAATATATTGATGGACCCCAATACTTAGTTGAAGCAATGGTCTATAAGCGACAAGTTCACACAATCGGTATTATTGAACAAGAGATTACACAAGGTAAACGATTTATTATTACAGGCTATGGTATACTCGCGGAAGTACCTTCTGATATTCAAAAAGGGATTGAAGAAGTGCTCCATTCTATTGTCAAAGTATTTGATATTGAAAATGGAACATTGCATCTAGAGCTTCGTTTAACAGAACAAGGATGGAAGCTCATTGAGATTAACCCTCGAATTTCAGGTGGCGCTATGAATAATATGCTACATGCGGCTTTCGGATTTAGTTTAGTAGAAGAAACACTGAAATTATTTTTAGGGGAACAACCAAATGTCCAACCTAGGCATAAAAAATTCATCTTTACAAAATATGTCATAGTAGAGAGCAAAGGTGTGTTAGAAAGAGTAATTGGTAAAACAAGGGCAACAAAAGCACCTGGTGTTGTCGATGTATATGTAAAACCGCGAAAAGGAACCTTGTTAACCCCACCGTTGTCGATGGGTCATCGCTATGCCTATGTCATTGCCGAGGGTAAAACTTTAGCTCAAGCGAAAACCAATGCTATAACCGCCGCCAAAGAAATCAAATTTCTATTAAAAGCGCTCTAA
- a CDS encoding YheC/YheD family protein, producing MTIIGMLHHRLDPKTVIKSYAYAAVAKAEGVEFFYFTPKKVNFDNRTINGQVLEDGQWHERVMPFPDVIYNAGSPEKLAVSKKIIERLKKEIPFTTHSIGNKWNVMERLKEAKEFDKYIIPTEIVKNTDVFHSYIAHHKKIVFKPIDGRKGKGIYFIIKIGDHFEVRQNSENRMYSKQQLNALIHELLETGTFIMQPYIQSKMKSGQVYDFRLHVQKNGEGKWVVTTVYPRIAPHGSIIPNINNGGYTNYLDPFLEQEFKEEAFNIRRMLEHFSLSLARHLDDIQMTKFGEVIDEIGIDVGLDAQQKIWIYEVNWRPGCPPAFYLELDVVIHSIRYAKYLAETQQPIKKPKAKPATSNTKTVVPKPTDSKPKQVEVTAQSNHGKFDKPIIAITGSAGKTTSKAFLGSILSKKWNVFESKDYWNTTEHTKKHAEEINDSHQAVVLEYGMAYPGIITNHCSIIQPNISIVTNIGLAHVGNFDGDVRKVAKAKSELIQGMDQQGLLILNKDDDNSNYLLTDQFKGKILTTGIHTEADYRAYDIQYKENGMAFKMELQGQEIQLFIPILGEHHVYNALNAIAVADYLGFTPQEIKAGLHFKKPPRRLTVYNCRDHITVIDDTVHSHPQGVRAALNVLTNVSNKRRVAIIGQMRELGDLREEEYRKLGEFIVEQGIDLLITYGFRTEEIGAAAIAKGMDSNKIYHFTNKDQLHALLEKIIEPHDTILVKGASKTNMFETVKFLDQTFKA from the coding sequence ATGACAATTATAGGAATGTTGCATCATCGTCTAGATCCTAAAACTGTTATCAAGTCATATGCATATGCAGCAGTTGCAAAAGCAGAAGGAGTAGAATTTTTTTACTTTACACCTAAAAAGGTAAACTTTGACAATCGTACGATCAATGGGCAGGTATTAGAAGATGGGCAATGGCATGAAAGAGTGATGCCCTTTCCAGATGTAATTTATAATGCTGGAAGTCCAGAAAAATTAGCGGTGTCAAAAAAAATAATAGAGAGATTGAAAAAGGAGATTCCGTTTACTACACATTCAATCGGTAATAAATGGAATGTTATGGAGCGACTTAAAGAGGCGAAAGAATTTGATAAATACATTATTCCAACAGAAATAGTAAAAAACACAGATGTCTTTCATAGCTATATAGCCCACCATAAAAAAATCGTATTTAAGCCGATTGACGGCAGGAAAGGAAAAGGAATCTATTTTATTATCAAAATAGGAGACCATTTTGAGGTACGGCAAAATAGCGAGAATCGTATGTACTCAAAGCAACAGTTAAATGCATTAATCCATGAACTTCTTGAAACGGGTACGTTTATTATGCAACCGTATATTCAATCGAAAATGAAATCGGGTCAAGTTTATGATTTTCGTCTACATGTTCAAAAAAATGGGGAAGGTAAATGGGTGGTGACAACAGTTTATCCACGTATTGCACCACATGGCTCAATTATTCCAAACATCAACAATGGCGGTTATACAAATTATTTGGATCCATTTTTAGAGCAAGAGTTTAAAGAAGAAGCCTTTAATATTCGTCGGATGTTGGAACATTTCTCATTATCTTTGGCACGCCATTTAGATGACATTCAGATGACGAAGTTTGGAGAGGTCATTGATGAGATTGGAATAGATGTCGGGCTCGATGCGCAACAAAAAATATGGATCTACGAGGTAAACTGGCGTCCTGGTTGTCCGCCGGCGTTTTACTTAGAATTAGATGTTGTTATCCATTCGATTCGTTATGCAAAGTACTTAGCAGAAACCCAACAACCGATAAAAAAACCAAAAGCAAAACCTGCAACTTCAAACACAAAAACAGTGGTACCAAAACCTACAGATTCAAAACCAAAGCAAGTCGAAGTAACAGCACAATCGAACCATGGAAAATTCGATAAACCAATAATTGCGATTACTGGTAGTGCAGGAAAAACCACATCTAAGGCATTTTTAGGGTCTATATTGTCTAAAAAATGGAATGTATTTGAGTCGAAGGATTACTGGAATACGACTGAACATACTAAAAAACATGCAGAAGAAATCAACGATTCTCACCAAGCCGTTGTGCTCGAATATGGAATGGCTTATCCAGGTATCATTACAAACCACTGTAGCATTATCCAACCGAATATAAGTATCGTTACAAATATTGGACTTGCGCATGTTGGGAATTTTGATGGAGATGTTCGAAAAGTAGCGAAAGCTAAGTCAGAATTAATTCAAGGTATGGATCAGCAAGGGTTACTTATTTTAAATAAAGATGACGACAATTCAAACTATTTATTGACCGATCAATTTAAAGGGAAAATCCTGACTACTGGTATTCACACAGAAGCGGACTATCGAGCATACGACATACAATATAAAGAAAATGGCATGGCATTTAAGATGGAACTGCAAGGTCAGGAAATCCAATTATTTATTCCGATTTTAGGAGAACATCACGTTTATAATGCTCTGAATGCGATCGCAGTTGCAGATTATTTAGGGTTTACGCCACAGGAAATAAAAGCAGGTTTGCATTTTAAAAAGCCGCCAAGAAGGTTGACGGTGTATAACTGCCGCGATCATATAACGGTCATCGATGATACTGTTCACTCCCATCCTCAAGGCGTAAGGGCAGCCCTAAATGTGCTAACAAATGTTAGCAACAAACGGCGTGTGGCAATAATTGGGCAGATGCGTGAGCTAGGTGATTTAAGAGAAGAAGAATATCGCAAATTAGGCGAATTTATTGTTGAACAAGGCATTGATCTTTTAATTACCTATGGCTTTAGGACAGAAGAAATAGGAGCAGCTGCCATAGCAAAAGGCATGGATTCAAACAAGATTTATCATTTTACGAATAAAGATCAATTGCATGCGCTGTTAGAGAAAATAATCGAACCTCATGACACGATTCTTGTCAAAGGTGCTAGTAAAACGAATATGTTTGAAACCGTTAAATTTTTAGACCAAACATTTAAAGCATAA
- the opuFB gene encoding osmoprotectant update ABC transporter permease/substrate-binding subunit OpuFB (The ABC transporter OpuF is widely distributed in Bacillus species other than B. subtilis. OpuFA is the ATP-binding subunit, while OpuFB is a fusion of permease and substrate-binding subunits.), translating into MTDFLHVLDERKGQLIASLIEHMQISFIALFFAVVIAIPLGIYLTHQKKIAESIIGISAALQTIPSLALLGLLIPLLGIGKTPAIIALVVYALLPILRNTFTGINEVNPSLNEAAMAMGMNTAKRLVKVELPLAMPVIMAGIRTAMVLIVGTATLAALIGAGGLGDIILLGIDRNNTSLILLGAVPAAILALVFDYLLKKLESLSFKRTVSVLLAISVAAMMMVAMPFLNFNNKADIVIAGKLGSEPEILINMYKLLIENDTDLDVQLKPGLGKTSFVFNALKSGSIDIYPEFTGTAIAEFLKEQAVSNDQVAVYRQAKEGMLKKFDMVMLSPMQYNNTYALAVSKQLAEAYQLQTISDIKAMQESIKAGFTLEFNDREDGYVGIQKRYGIDIASVTTMEPKLRYQAIQSGNIDLLDAYSTDSELRQYDLTVLVDDQQLFPPYQGAPLLRKETLEKYPELEKVLGKLANQITDEQMREMNYQVNVEGKNSEDVARAFLKNAGLL; encoded by the coding sequence ATGACTGATTTTTTACATGTGTTGGATGAACGCAAAGGTCAACTCATTGCATCGTTAATAGAGCATATGCAAATATCATTTATTGCCTTATTTTTTGCAGTAGTCATTGCCATCCCACTGGGTATCTACTTAACGCATCAAAAGAAAATAGCGGAAAGTATAATTGGCATTAGTGCAGCCTTACAAACAATCCCTTCATTAGCGTTGTTAGGATTGTTAATTCCGTTACTCGGCATTGGGAAAACGCCTGCTATAATCGCTCTTGTGGTCTATGCCCTCCTGCCCATTTTACGCAATACATTTACAGGCATAAACGAAGTCAATCCGTCTTTAAATGAAGCGGCAATGGCAATGGGGATGAATACAGCAAAAAGATTAGTGAAGGTGGAACTGCCACTTGCAATGCCCGTTATAATGGCAGGCATTCGCACAGCCATGGTATTAATAGTTGGAACGGCTACATTAGCTGCATTAATAGGCGCTGGAGGATTAGGCGATATTATTTTGCTTGGTATTGATCGTAATAATACTTCGCTCATCCTATTAGGTGCAGTTCCAGCGGCCATTTTAGCATTAGTGTTCGATTATCTTTTGAAAAAGCTAGAATCACTATCTTTTAAACGAACAGTTTCGGTATTACTTGCCATTAGTGTTGCGGCTATGATGATGGTTGCAATGCCATTCCTAAACTTTAATAACAAAGCAGATATCGTCATTGCAGGTAAACTTGGTTCAGAGCCAGAAATCCTGATTAATATGTATAAATTATTGATTGAAAATGATACAGATTTAGATGTTCAATTAAAACCTGGACTCGGCAAGACATCCTTTGTTTTTAATGCCCTAAAATCAGGAAGCATTGATATATATCCAGAATTTACAGGTACGGCAATCGCAGAGTTTTTAAAAGAACAAGCGGTAAGTAACGATCAAGTAGCAGTATATCGACAGGCAAAAGAAGGTATGTTGAAGAAATTTGATATGGTTATGCTCAGTCCAATGCAGTATAACAACACATATGCTTTGGCCGTTTCAAAACAACTAGCGGAAGCTTATCAATTACAGACGATTTCTGATATCAAGGCGATGCAAGAGTCGATTAAAGCGGGATTTACGTTGGAGTTCAATGATCGTGAGGATGGTTACGTAGGCATTCAGAAGCGCTATGGGATTGATATTGCCTCTGTTACAACAATGGAACCAAAGCTAAGGTATCAAGCCATCCAATCAGGTAATATCGATTTATTGGATGCTTATTCAACTGACAGCGAATTACGCCAATATGATTTGACTGTATTAGTGGATGATCAACAGTTATTTCCCCCGTATCAAGGCGCGCCATTGTTAAGAAAGGAAACACTTGAAAAATATCCTGAGCTTGAAAAGGTGTTAGGGAAACTGGCCAATCAAATCACGGATGAGCAAATGCGTGAAATGAATTATCAAGTTAACGTGGAAGGGAAAAATAGTGAGGATGTAGCTAGGGCATTTTTGAAAAATGCAGGTTTATTATAA